Proteins encoded within one genomic window of Desulfonatronospira thiodismutans ASO3-1:
- the mfd gene encoding transcription-repair coupling factor, whose product MFVDPSLKEKLLDSGRQSRHIHIHKAGPATQIYLAEYLRRQGHDAVLVLPPNSDVKQYMQLAEIFSRTSMEKDKFWESSWFFLPSPGHSSRPAWGRIWASMFGLMQQKGKAAVLTADSMLNYLPPPDVVRDVFLLLMTGEETNPGDILDKLVEWGYVRVFMVTSPGEVSQRGDILDIYAPGYPHPLRLEFFGNHLESIRTFEPVSQRSIRQLEECLILPVSPSPMEDHLVKQARDKADYLKSTGEISRELRQRLEFKLEEKDPFYPAGLFYSSPGEISEFLPEDAHFFLVDTARLRTSLEEEEWKLKQWAEAEGWPEKLFFQPEVRARTMWHNRRQVVFERLVMGQKSRGVDLGEKEINSFSDIFWKPQDNRRPWPAFLQALKEWKRTANQVILNFNTAKSRDKFLDVIQKEDIELKTSFDPEVRGLYAVVAGTGTGMHMSWNHIYILGEDVLQPGTRQRTGPTGRFKGIARVEDIEPGDMLVHRDYGLGRFGGLERISTDTQASDYLVLYYANDDKLYVPVDRFSLVQKYKGPDGADPALDKLGGANWSKTKNRVRKAIQKIAKDLVDMYAQRKVVKGYSYSPPEELYQEFANTFGFQETPDQEQAIREVMQDMESDEPMDRLVCGDVGFGKTEVAMRAAFRAVQDGKQVALLCPTTVLAEQHYQNFVQRMQDFAINVRMLSRFVPRNRQKIILEGARKGEVDILIGTHRILSQDVILPRLSLMILDEEQRFGVRHKEKLKQYRQNIDVLTLTATPIPRTLQLSVSGIRTLSVIETPPLDRKPVESSIIERDRDFLRHALQRELDRQGQVFWVYNRVQGLESVMEYVQDLMPEARVDMAHGQMPERILEENMHRFWHHEIDILVCTAIIESGLDFPRANTLIVDQAHMFGLGQLYQLRGRVGRSQEQAYAYFIVPSVRELGEKSRKRMQIILDMDYLGAGFQVAMEDLRLRGAGNILGEVQSGQIGKVGLDLFLEMMQEEVGKLKGDTSYGSRDLEINIGFSAYIPEDYIPDAAERLKYYRMLSGGAQQQDFDQLSQELQDLFGKLPEELHNFINVLKIKHALKALGPQKADFMENRLSIEWSAETGELNPEKLVQWIEKNSSIARLVPPSKLEIRLNRDSNVLNFLYELQDIVQDLTDHLKS is encoded by the coding sequence TTGTTTGTAGATCCCAGCTTAAAAGAGAAGCTTCTGGATTCAGGCCGGCAATCCAGGCATATCCATATCCACAAGGCAGGTCCGGCTACTCAGATCTATCTTGCCGAATACCTGCGCCGTCAGGGACACGATGCTGTGCTGGTGCTCCCTCCCAACTCTGATGTAAAGCAGTACATGCAACTGGCTGAGATATTCAGCCGGACTTCTATGGAAAAGGATAAATTCTGGGAGTCATCCTGGTTTTTCCTTCCTTCACCAGGGCATTCCAGCAGACCTGCATGGGGCAGGATATGGGCCTCAATGTTCGGGCTTATGCAGCAAAAGGGCAAAGCAGCCGTTTTGACTGCGGATTCCATGCTGAACTATCTTCCGCCTCCTGACGTGGTCCGGGACGTGTTCCTTCTGCTTATGACCGGTGAGGAAACAAATCCTGGAGACATACTGGATAAGCTCGTTGAATGGGGTTATGTCAGGGTTTTTATGGTCACATCACCGGGAGAGGTGTCCCAGAGGGGAGATATTCTGGATATTTATGCCCCTGGTTATCCTCATCCCCTGCGCCTTGAATTCTTTGGAAACCACCTGGAAAGCATCCGAACCTTTGAGCCTGTATCTCAAAGGTCCATCCGCCAGCTTGAAGAATGCCTGATACTGCCCGTATCCCCGAGTCCAATGGAGGACCACCTGGTAAAACAGGCCAGGGACAAGGCGGATTATCTCAAGTCTACCGGTGAAATCAGCAGAGAACTTCGCCAGAGGCTGGAGTTCAAGCTGGAGGAAAAAGATCCGTTTTATCCTGCCGGTCTTTTCTATTCCAGTCCGGGGGAAATTTCGGAATTCCTGCCAGAGGATGCTCATTTTTTTCTGGTGGACACCGCGCGTCTTAGAACATCTCTCGAAGAAGAGGAATGGAAGCTCAAACAGTGGGCCGAAGCCGAGGGGTGGCCTGAAAAGCTTTTTTTTCAGCCTGAAGTCCGGGCCAGGACCATGTGGCACAACAGGCGGCAGGTGGTGTTTGAAAGGCTGGTTATGGGTCAGAAATCCAGGGGTGTTGATCTTGGTGAAAAAGAGATAAACAGCTTCTCGGATATTTTCTGGAAACCCCAGGACAACCGCAGGCCCTGGCCTGCATTTCTGCAGGCCCTGAAGGAATGGAAAAGGACAGCCAATCAGGTAATACTGAATTTCAATACGGCCAAGTCCAGGGACAAGTTCCTGGATGTAATCCAAAAGGAGGATATTGAACTAAAGACTTCTTTTGACCCTGAAGTCCGGGGACTTTACGCCGTGGTGGCGGGAACCGGCACCGGCATGCACATGTCCTGGAATCATATCTACATTCTGGGAGAGGACGTACTGCAGCCCGGAACCAGGCAGCGTACTGGCCCCACGGGAAGGTTCAAGGGCATTGCCAGGGTTGAGGATATTGAGCCCGGGGACATGCTGGTGCATCGTGATTACGGGCTGGGGCGGTTCGGCGGGCTGGAAAGGATAAGCACCGATACCCAGGCCAGTGATTACCTGGTTCTGTACTATGCCAATGATGACAAACTGTATGTCCCGGTGGACAGGTTTTCCCTGGTCCAGAAATACAAGGGACCGGACGGGGCGGACCCTGCCCTGGACAAGCTGGGAGGGGCCAACTGGAGCAAAACCAAGAACCGGGTGCGCAAGGCCATTCAAAAAATCGCCAAAGACCTGGTGGACATGTATGCCCAGCGCAAGGTGGTCAAGGGGTATTCCTACAGCCCCCCCGAAGAACTTTACCAGGAGTTTGCCAATACCTTTGGTTTCCAGGAGACCCCGGACCAGGAGCAGGCCATCCGGGAAGTCATGCAGGATATGGAGAGCGATGAACCCATGGATCGCCTGGTTTGCGGAGATGTGGGCTTCGGCAAGACCGAGGTGGCCATGCGGGCGGCCTTTAGAGCGGTTCAGGACGGCAAGCAGGTGGCCCTTTTATGTCCCACAACCGTACTGGCTGAACAGCATTATCAAAATTTTGTGCAGCGTATGCAGGATTTTGCCATAAATGTGCGCATGCTCAGCCGTTTTGTTCCCCGCAATCGGCAGAAAATCATCCTGGAGGGAGCCAGAAAAGGTGAGGTGGATATACTTATAGGTACACACCGAATTTTGTCCCAGGATGTGATTCTGCCCAGACTTTCTCTGATGATTCTGGACGAGGAGCAAAGATTCGGGGTCAGGCACAAGGAAAAACTAAAACAGTACCGGCAAAATATTGATGTCTTGACCCTGACCGCCACCCCCATCCCCAGGACCCTGCAGCTGTCCGTATCCGGAATTCGCACCTTGAGCGTAATTGAGACCCCTCCCCTGGACCGCAAGCCGGTGGAGAGCTCAATAATTGAAAGGGACAGGGATTTCCTGCGGCATGCCCTGCAAAGGGAACTGGACCGGCAGGGACAGGTGTTCTGGGTTTACAACCGGGTGCAGGGTCTGGAAAGCGTCATGGAGTATGTCCAGGATCTGATGCCCGAGGCCAGAGTGGACATGGCCCACGGTCAGATGCCCGAGCGCATCCTGGAGGAGAACATGCACAGATTCTGGCATCACGAAATCGATATACTTGTCTGTACTGCCATAATCGAGTCCGGGCTGGACTTTCCCCGGGCCAATACCCTGATTGTTGACCAGGCCCATATGTTCGGCCTCGGCCAGCTCTACCAGCTGCGAGGTAGGGTAGGCAGGTCGCAGGAGCAGGCTTATGCCTATTTCATTGTGCCCTCGGTCAGGGAGCTGGGAGAAAAATCCAGAAAACGCATGCAGATCATCCTGGATATGGATTACTTAGGCGCTGGTTTTCAGGTGGCCATGGAAGATTTAAGACTCAGGGGTGCAGGGAATATCCTGGGTGAAGTTCAGTCCGGTCAGATCGGAAAAGTTGGTCTGGACCTTTTTCTGGAGATGATGCAGGAAGAAGTAGGCAAGCTGAAAGGAGACACTTCTTACGGTTCCAGGGACCTGGAAATCAACATTGGTTTTTCGGCTTATATTCCAGAGGATTATATCCCCGATGCTGCAGAGAGGCTCAAATATTACCGCATGCTTTCAGGCGGCGCTCAACAGCAGGACTTTGACCAGCTCTCTCAGGAACTCCAGGATCTGTTTGGAAAACTGCCTGAAGAGTTGCATAATTTCATCAATGTGTTAAAAATAAAGCACGCCCTGAAAGCTCTGGGGCCACAGAAAGCGGATTTTATGGAAAACAGGCTGAGCATTGAATGGTCGGCGGAGACAGGTGAGCTGAACCCTGAAAAGCTGGTGCAGTGGATAGAAAAAAACAGCAGCATCGCCAGGCTTGTGCCGCCATCTAAGCTGGAGATCCGTTTGAACAGGGATTCAAATGTTCTGAACTTCCTCTATGAACTGCAGGATATTGTTCAGGATTTGACCGATCATCTTAAATCATGA
- a CDS encoding SurA N-terminal domain-containing protein, with amino-acid sequence MRHCFFVTALVFLAVLAWGCSPDSPEEGVVATVNGQPIYLDEVESGYDADYFKWSRGVPPDLKEIKSSYGRVLLDLVVQKLIEQELNSSGHAVDPGEVAKIEREIRQDYPDGGFEEVLIEEHIDLEFWRASILKDLMWDKFKKEVLRPRISLDVEDVKEYYHYHIEDFYIPERIVFLHLSSGKEDKLQEVLDTFQESEDISRIREKYPQVNVGEYEMRVDRLPLGLQDELTGLQKGEKSQIQKNRQGLYYRVMVMDRKDSKLLKPHQVYDIIEENLVQEKMHKVFYNWLETTVDESDIKINARLLETAFMEN; translated from the coding sequence ATGCGCCACTGTTTTTTTGTCACTGCCCTTGTTTTTCTGGCTGTTCTGGCTTGGGGTTGCTCCCCGGACTCCCCCGAGGAAGGGGTGGTTGCCACAGTAAATGGTCAGCCCATATACCTGGATGAAGTGGAGTCCGGGTATGATGCCGATTATTTCAAATGGTCCAGGGGAGTGCCGCCTGATTTGAAGGAAATCAAATCATCCTATGGCAGAGTGCTGCTGGACCTGGTGGTTCAGAAGTTGATAGAACAGGAACTCAATTCTTCAGGGCATGCAGTTGATCCCGGGGAGGTGGCAAAAATCGAGCGGGAGATAAGACAGGATTATCCCGATGGAGGATTTGAAGAGGTGCTTATTGAGGAACATATAGATCTTGAATTCTGGAGAGCCAGTATTCTTAAGGATCTGATGTGGGACAAGTTCAAGAAGGAAGTATTAAGGCCCCGGATCAGCCTTGATGTGGAAGATGTCAAGGAATACTATCACTACCATATTGAAGATTTTTATATTCCGGAAAGAATTGTTTTTCTGCACCTTTCCTCCGGTAAAGAAGACAAGCTGCAGGAAGTCCTTGACACTTTCCAGGAAAGCGAAGACATATCCCGCATCCGGGAAAAATATCCTCAGGTCAATGTGGGGGAGTATGAAATGCGGGTGGACAGATTGCCTCTGGGACTGCAGGATGAATTGACCGGCCTGCAGAAGGGAGAAAAAAGCCAAATCCAGAAAAACAGGCAGGGACTTTATTACCGGGTGATGGTCATGGACCGCAAGGACAGCAAGCTTTTAAAGCCACACCAGGTATATGATATCATTGAAGAAAACCTGGTGCAGGAAAAAATGCACAAGGTTTTTTACAACTGGCTTGAAACAACCGTGGACGAGTCGGATATCAAGATAAATGCCAGGCTGCTGGAAACCGCTTTTATGGAAAATTAG
- a CDS encoding SurA N-terminal domain-containing protein, which yields MVKTNKSLSCRAYFFFNRSLILLAAVLLVLVSFRPAEASSVNRIVAHVNGESITLFDLEKRVEMFLGLFEDISLDELPPVQQEETRRHVLEQMINDILMRQEAERYQIEVRNREIQEHIERVKQNNNMNQEEFEQHLRAQGLSLEDYKDQIRDSMLRQRVMNIMVQRKTVVTSDRIKEYYEDNIQDFKKERKVHLKVLVVPRVEEAETLLDKIKEGEYQFAEAAENYSQGPGASEGGDIGMVRWDRMRPEWREALKNMEAGEISEPFAMQGQGVLLRVEEIHDEGAVPLEEVEEEIRDELFDKMLEKRFDEYIQGLRDRAVIDIRY from the coding sequence ATGGTAAAAACAAATAAATCACTTTCATGCAGGGCGTATTTCTTTTTCAACAGATCACTTATACTGCTGGCGGCTGTATTGTTGGTCCTTGTTTCCTTCAGACCGGCTGAAGCTTCATCGGTAAACAGGATAGTGGCTCATGTAAATGGAGAAAGCATCACCCTTTTTGATCTGGAAAAAAGGGTGGAAATGTTTCTGGGTCTCTTCGAGGATATTTCCCTGGATGAACTGCCGCCGGTGCAGCAGGAAGAAACCAGAAGACATGTTCTGGAGCAGATGATAAATGACATTCTCATGCGCCAGGAGGCTGAAAGATACCAGATCGAGGTCCGGAACCGGGAAATCCAGGAACATATAGAAAGGGTGAAGCAGAACAACAACATGAACCAGGAAGAGTTTGAGCAGCATCTGCGTGCTCAGGGGCTCAGTCTGGAGGATTACAAGGATCAGATCAGGGACTCCATGCTCAGGCAGAGGGTCATGAACATCATGGTCCAGAGAAAAACCGTGGTCACCAGTGACCGCATCAAGGAATACTACGAGGACAATATCCAGGATTTTAAAAAGGAAAGAAAAGTCCATCTCAAAGTCCTGGTGGTACCCCGGGTGGAAGAGGCGGAAACCCTGCTGGATAAGATCAAAGAGGGTGAATACCAGTTTGCTGAAGCGGCTGAAAATTATTCCCAGGGTCCGGGGGCTTCGGAAGGCGGAGACATCGGTATGGTCCGCTGGGACAGGATGAGGCCTGAATGGAGAGAAGCCCTGAAGAACATGGAGGCCGGTGAAATCAGTGAACCCTTTGCAATGCAGGGGCAGGGCGTTTTGCTCCGTGTCGAGGAGATACATGATGAGGGAGCTGTTCCCTTAGAAGAGGTCGAAGAAGAGATTCGCGACGAACTCTTTGATAAAATGCTGGAAAAAAGATTTGATGAATATATCCAGGGACTGCGGGACAGGGCAGTAATAGATATCCGCTATTAG
- a CDS encoding helix-turn-helix domain-containing protein, with amino-acid sequence MEMQELGRKLYEERTRRGLSLEQVQDETKISLNFLKALEDGDVEQLPHPVYAKGFMQNYARFLGLDWQSMGEEFSKIYHAEEETESLEELPTVLKEQKEARLFSYTVKASVIILALVIIVGFGWFLYSSFQEEPAQEEQAELAEEIPEYDHVQEEPLEDDILEDRAVTPEEPEIPGDAVPQEDVLLREDVDELQPRVTQLDLEAFAVEPDEPEEEEIPDTVLVHIEAHEECWLMYETDDESRDHFLRPGDSIEVEYTGSMSLRLGNAGGVSISLNGEPYDLDAASGEVKTLEFNDTP; translated from the coding sequence ATGGAAATGCAAGAGCTTGGCAGAAAGCTGTACGAAGAAAGAACTCGCCGGGGTTTGAGCCTGGAACAGGTCCAGGATGAAACCAAGATCAGTCTGAACTTTTTAAAGGCGCTGGAAGACGGGGACGTGGAGCAGCTGCCTCACCCGGTTTATGCCAAGGGCTTCATGCAGAACTATGCAAGGTTTCTGGGCCTGGACTGGCAAAGCATGGGGGAAGAGTTCTCCAAGATATACCATGCTGAAGAAGAAACTGAAAGCCTGGAAGAACTGCCCACGGTCCTTAAGGAACAAAAAGAGGCCAGGCTTTTTTCCTACACTGTCAAGGCATCAGTGATTATTCTGGCTTTGGTTATCATTGTCGGTTTCGGATGGTTTTTGTATTCTTCCTTCCAGGAAGAGCCTGCTCAAGAGGAACAGGCCGAACTGGCTGAAGAAATCCCCGAATACGATCATGTCCAGGAAGAGCCCCTGGAAGACGATATCCTGGAAGACAGGGCCGTCACTCCGGAAGAACCGGAAATTCCCGGAGACGCTGTACCGCAAGAAGATGTTTTGCTCCGGGAGGACGTAGATGAGCTTCAACCCCGGGTAACCCAGCTGGATCTGGAGGCCTTTGCAGTTGAGCCGGATGAGCCCGAGGAAGAAGAAATTCCTGACACAGTGCTGGTGCATATCGAGGCGCATGAAGAATGCTGGCTCATGTATGAGACCGATGACGAAAGCCGGGATCATTTTCTGCGTCCCGGTGACAGTATCGAGGTGGAATATACTGGCAGTATGAGTCTCAGGCTTGGCAACGCCGGCGGGGTAAGCATAAGTCTTAACGGCGAACCCTATGATCTTGACGCCGCCTCCGGCGAGGTAAAGACCCTGGAATTCAACGACACCCCTTAA
- the recO gene encoding DNA repair protein RecO, producing MSFSEKVLVLRTGRFKEHDLWVRFLSPTRGVQTGFAFGGCRSRRRFCGCLDSLNLVLFTIGYSSGKRYLTLQEGTLVSGFQELKNQRDKLGMAVNCLRFVQKICPEGDDSSRIYPLILEVLEVMENHPDIPIFFPLLFKARAAFIHGYEPVPAECAVCGLGAENMHLGFFSFSDGRVFCPGCIRDQKGTIKTGRESLLFLDRLRTSGPGQWLDWNPEPEVLQDCFRVIDAYVQYHLD from the coding sequence ATGTCGTTTTCGGAAAAAGTCCTTGTTTTGCGCACCGGGAGGTTCAAGGAGCATGACCTCTGGGTGCGCTTTCTGTCCCCGACCCGGGGGGTGCAGACAGGTTTTGCCTTCGGGGGGTGCCGCAGCAGAAGACGCTTCTGCGGGTGTCTGGACAGTCTGAACCTGGTCTTGTTCACCATTGGGTACAGTTCCGGTAAAAGATACCTGACCCTGCAGGAGGGAACCCTTGTCAGCGGGTTTCAGGAACTCAAGAACCAGCGTGACAAACTGGGGATGGCTGTAAACTGCCTGCGTTTTGTACAGAAAATCTGCCCCGAGGGTGATGATTCTTCCCGGATATATCCCCTGATCCTGGAAGTACTGGAAGTAATGGAGAACCATCCCGACATTCCCATATTTTTTCCGCTTCTGTTCAAAGCCAGGGCCGCATTTATCCACGGCTACGAACCGGTGCCGGCTGAATGCGCTGTTTGCGGACTCGGCGCAGAAAATATGCACCTGGGCTTTTTTTCCTTCAGTGATGGGCGAGTATTCTGCCCAGGCTGCATACGGGACCAAAAGGGAACTATTAAGACCGGAAGAGAGTCTCTTTTGTTTCTGGACAGGCTGCGAACATCCGGTCCAGGACAATGGCTCGATTGGAACCCGGAACCCGAGGTACTCCAGGACTGTTTCCGGGTAATTGATGCCTATGTCCAGTACCATCTGGACTAA
- a CDS encoding glycine--tRNA ligase subunit alpha, which produces MHFQDVMLNLQRFWSDYGCVLHQPYDVEVGAGTFNPATFLAVIGPEPWKTAYVEPSRRPTDGRYGENPNRLQHYYQFQVILKPSPRDIQDIYLKSLEALGIVPREHDIRFVEDDWESPTLGAWGLGWEVWLNGMEITQFTYFQQVGGIDLDPVSVELTYGLERICMYLQEVESVFDLAWNQELTYGDIHLQGEREHSRYNFELSNAEMLLGHFNNFEQECMKLCENKQVMPAYDYCLKCSHTFNLLEARGALSITERTGYIGRVRNLASRVAALYQEQRQEMGHPLMNR; this is translated from the coding sequence ATGCATTTTCAGGATGTAATGCTCAATCTTCAGCGCTTCTGGAGCGATTACGGCTGTGTTTTGCACCAGCCGTACGATGTCGAGGTGGGTGCCGGGACATTCAATCCGGCTACTTTCCTGGCGGTAATTGGCCCTGAGCCCTGGAAAACCGCCTATGTTGAGCCTTCCAGGCGACCCACGGACGGAAGATACGGGGAAAATCCCAACCGGCTTCAGCACTATTACCAGTTCCAGGTGATACTAAAGCCCTCGCCGCGGGATATTCAGGATATATATTTAAAAAGCCTGGAGGCCCTGGGAATCGTGCCCCGGGAGCATGACATCCGTTTTGTGGAGGACGACTGGGAATCCCCGACCCTGGGTGCCTGGGGCCTGGGATGGGAAGTCTGGCTAAACGGCATGGAGATAACCCAGTTCACCTATTTTCAGCAGGTGGGGGGGATTGACCTGGATCCCGTAAGCGTGGAACTCACCTATGGACTGGAAAGGATCTGCATGTATCTGCAGGAGGTGGAATCTGTCTTTGACCTGGCCTGGAACCAGGAACTCACCTACGGCGATATTCACCTGCAGGGGGAAAGGGAACATTCCAGGTACAATTTTGAACTGAGCAACGCCGAGATGCTTCTGGGTCATTTCAACAATTTTGAACAGGAATGCATGAAGCTCTGTGAAAATAAACAGGTCATGCCCGCCTATGATTACTGTCTGAAATGCTCTCATACCTTCAATCTTCTTGAGGCCAGGGGGGCTTTGTCCATCACCGAAAGGACCGGGTATATAGGCAGGGTGCGCAACCTGGCCTCCAGGGTGGCTGCACTGTACCAGGAACAGCGCCAGGAAATGGGGCATCCATTGATGAACCGATAG
- the glyS gene encoding glycine--tRNA ligase subunit beta, translated as MPDFVLEIGFEEMPARFLKQITIDFRQSLDKELETQMLDHGQVRTWSTPRRLCAYVSGLSEVQTSKEEIVTGPPVAVGLDEQGGYTKAGQGFARSQQVDVQELMIQETEKGRYLAVQKKVGGAQTRDILPQICTEAVNSLGFPKKMRWWDRFTFGRPIRWILAKMDEQVINFQIADVKSADMTYGHRVLGPGPFRVDQAKDYFRIIREEAGVILDFQERKDIITSEASNLAREIQGKVVENEKLASENANLAEFPGPVLGSFDPGYLELPREVLLTSMESHQKSFGVVDDEDRLLPSFVAVINNRPDSRGLIRKGWERVLKARLEDARFFWNSDKAASFDEWMQKLEKVVFMAPLGSMGEKSRRLERISGFLCDRLQSADKKDVQKAAFICKADLVSEMVGEFADLQGIMGGIYASHAGYNDNVARAVYEHYLPLGPDSDTPSTPEGALVSLADKMDNLVGCFGLDMLPTGAADPYALRRQALGVIRIIIKHGLRLDIEELISFTAKSYTGATWKQDPEQALEKLMQFFATRLKAYWQGQGFQGKLVDAVLQSGFSDIYAAQGRLDAIREFSLDENFEAAVLTYKRVDNIIRKQAGDAGVSLKQDYDPGLLQEDPEIKLDRAIREIMNDWDTLWQNEDFSSLFNKLNALRPSVDDFFDHVMVMCQDEKLRQNRLGLLNFLSLKFKKLADFSALQV; from the coding sequence ATGCCTGATTTTGTACTGGAAATTGGATTCGAGGAAATGCCGGCCCGTTTTTTGAAGCAAATCACCATTGATTTCAGGCAGTCCCTGGACAAAGAACTGGAGACTCAAATGCTGGATCACGGACAGGTCCGGACCTGGTCCACGCCAAGAAGGCTTTGTGCTTATGTTTCGGGTCTTTCCGAAGTTCAGACCAGCAAGGAAGAGATTGTCACCGGCCCCCCGGTTGCCGTGGGGCTGGATGAACAGGGCGGGTACACCAAAGCTGGACAGGGGTTTGCACGCTCCCAGCAGGTGGATGTTCAGGAACTGATGATTCAGGAGACTGAAAAAGGACGCTACCTGGCTGTACAAAAAAAAGTCGGGGGCGCTCAGACCCGCGATATACTGCCGCAGATATGCACAGAAGCTGTCAACAGCCTGGGGTTTCCCAAAAAGATGCGCTGGTGGGACCGCTTTACCTTCGGTCGTCCCATCAGGTGGATCCTGGCCAAAATGGATGAGCAGGTAATTAATTTTCAGATAGCCGATGTAAAATCCGCGGATATGACTTACGGCCACAGGGTGCTTGGCCCGGGGCCATTCAGGGTGGATCAGGCAAAGGATTATTTCCGCATTATCAGGGAAGAGGCTGGAGTGATTCTGGACTTTCAGGAAAGAAAGGACATTATCACCAGTGAAGCCTCCAACCTGGCCCGGGAGATACAGGGCAAAGTTGTGGAAAACGAAAAACTTGCCAGTGAGAATGCCAATCTGGCCGAATTTCCCGGGCCTGTCCTGGGGAGTTTTGATCCAGGCTACTTAGAACTGCCCCGGGAAGTCCTTCTTACCAGCATGGAATCCCATCAGAAAAGTTTCGGTGTGGTGGACGATGAAGATCGGCTCCTGCCCAGTTTTGTGGCGGTCATAAACAACAGGCCCGACAGCAGGGGGCTTATCCGGAAAGGATGGGAAAGGGTCCTGAAGGCCCGCCTTGAGGATGCAAGGTTCTTCTGGAACTCGGACAAGGCCGCGTCTTTTGATGAATGGATGCAGAAGCTGGAAAAGGTCGTTTTCATGGCTCCTCTTGGTTCCATGGGGGAAAAGTCCAGACGCCTGGAGCGCATCAGCGGCTTTCTTTGCGACAGGCTGCAGTCTGCGGACAAGAAGGATGTTCAAAAGGCCGCCTTTATCTGCAAAGCGGACCTGGTTTCGGAAATGGTGGGGGAGTTTGCCGACCTGCAGGGCATCATGGGCGGCATTTACGCCAGCCATGCCGGGTATAACGATAATGTGGCCAGGGCTGTATACGAACATTACCTGCCCCTGGGCCCGGATTCGGATACACCTTCCACTCCCGAAGGAGCCCTGGTTTCCCTGGCGGACAAGATGGATAACCTGGTGGGCTGCTTCGGCCTGGACATGCTTCCCACCGGGGCGGCAGATCCGTATGCTCTGCGCAGGCAGGCCCTGGGGGTTATCCGGATTATAATCAAGCATGGCCTGCGCCTGGATATTGAAGAACTTATTTCCTTTACAGCCAAAAGCTATACCGGGGCAACCTGGAAACAGGACCCGGAACAGGCGCTGGAAAAACTTATGCAGTTTTTCGCCACAAGGCTCAAGGCCTACTGGCAGGGCCAGGGCTTTCAGGGAAAACTGGTTGATGCAGTGCTCCAGAGCGGATTTTCAGACATCTATGCAGCCCAGGGGCGTCTTGATGCCATCAGGGAGTTCAGCCTGGATGAAAATTTTGAGGCCGCGGTTTTGACCTATAAGCGCGTGGACAATATTATCCGCAAGCAGGCCGGAGACGCCGGGGTGAGTCTGAAGCAGGATTATGACCCCGGCCTGCTGCAGGAAGACCCTGAAATAAAACTGGACCGGGCTATCCGGGAAATCATGAACGACTGGGACACTTTGTGGCAAAATGAGGACTTCAGTTCACTGTTTAACAAGCTTAATGCGTTGAGACCCAGCGTGGATGACTTTTTTGACCATGTCATGGTCATGTGCCAGGACGAAAAGCTGAGACAGAACAGGCTTGGCCTCCTTAACTTTCTGTCCCTAAAGTTCAAGAAGCTGGCGGATTTTTCAGCCCTGCAGGTTTAA
- the rpsT gene encoding 30S ribosomal protein S20 produces MPNIRSAAKRHRQNLKARERNKAVKTRIKNVTKAVHQAVNQQDADQASRAIQKAASTLDKAAQKRVIHWKKAARKISRLNRMVNTLQSTH; encoded by the coding sequence TTGCCCAACATTAGATCCGCAGCCAAGAGACACAGGCAGAATCTCAAAGCCAGGGAAAGAAACAAGGCTGTAAAGACCCGCATCAAAAACGTGACCAAGGCTGTTCACCAGGCAGTAAACCAGCAGGATGCGGATCAGGCTTCCCGGGCCATCCAGAAGGCAGCTTCCACTCTGGACAAGGCAGCCCAGAAGAGGGTCATCCACTGGAAAAAAGCCGCCCGCAAGATTTCCAGGCTCAACAGAATGGTCAATACGCTACAAAGTACCCACTGA